A stretch of DNA from Microlunatus capsulatus:
AGGCCGCGACGCTGGCACCGCGCCTCCTGGACCAGTTCCTCAACTCGGTCTACCGCGCCCTCAAGAACGACCGCGACGGACGCGGTCTGGCCGCCCGGCTGGACGCCGCCGAGGCGGTCCGGCCGATGATCGGCTACGTCTTCGCGCTGGCCCGCCGGGTCGAGCCGTACAACAAGTACCTGGAGTGGGAGCTGGAGCGGTTCCCGCTGCCCGTGCCCGGCTGGGACCTCGCCAGCACCCGCCGCGTGGTCGGCTCCCTGCTCCGGCCGGTGGACGTCTCCGTCGGGGTGCGGCAGGCCTTCGCCGCGGTCGAGCCGACGGCCCGCGAGCACGGGCACGGCGACGTGGTCGACGGCTGGGGAGCCGACGTGGAGCTGATGCGCGGGACCCCGGAGTCCTGAGGTCCGGTGCTGCGCGCGTTCGACTGTGCGGCGATCGCTGCTCTGAGCCTCGGTCGGCTGCGATGCTCGCACAGTGGACAGCGTCGACCTGGAGGCCCGCTACCCGCGCCTCGTCCGCCCGCACCGGCACAGCTGGGCGGGCGAGTCGCGCGACCACCGCTTGGCGCTGACGCTGGACCTGCCGCCCGACGACCTGGTCGTCAACGTGCGGCTCCTCGCCACCACCGGGTCCCGCCTCGTCGTGTGCCAGACGGTCGAGGGCTGGCGGACGCTCCCCGGCGGCAGCCGCGAGCGCGGGGAGGACGTCGAGACGACGGCGCGTCGTGAGCTCGTCGAGGAGGCCGGCTGCGTCCCCACCGGGCCCGTCACCTGGTTCGCCAGCTTCACGGTGACCAGCACGGACGCGCCGTGGCGCGACTGGCACCCCTTCCCCGTGACGGCGTGGCTGGTCGGGGCGGTCGAGGTGGAGCGGGTGGGCGAGCCGACGAACCCGCCCGACGGCGAGGTCGTGGTCGCCGTGCACGCCCTCCCGCCGGCCGAGGCCAGAACCTATCTCGCCGGCTTCGACAACGGCGGGCAGGCTGACCTCGTCGCCCTCGCCGCCGACCTGGGGCTCCTCTGACGACCGGACACGGTCCGCACCGACCTGGTGGGCGACGACCCGGGCGCGGGGACGGGCGGCGGACCTAGCCTGCGTCCATGGCCGTCCCCGAGTTCGTCCTCGCCCTCCGCCGCCACGTCGGCCACGCCCCGCTGTGGCTCCCCGGCGTGACAGCTGTCGTCCGCCGTCCCTGCGACCGGGGCACCGAGGTGCTCCTGGTCCGACGCTCGGACAACGGTCGGTGGGCTCCGGTCACCGGGATCGTCGACCCGGGTGAGCAGCCGGCGGCCGCTGCGGCCCGCGAGACGCTGGAGGAGACGGGCGTGCGCATCCGCGTCGACCGCCTCGCCTCGGTCGCGGCGCACCCGCTCATGGCCCACCCCAACGGCGACCTGGCCCACTACCTCGACCACACCTTCGCCTGCACCTGGCTCGAGGGCGAGCCGTACGCCGCGGACGAGGAGTCGACGGAGGCGGTCTGGTGGTCCGTCAACGACCTGCCGCCGATGGAGCCCGCGCACCGCGAGCGCATCGACGTGGTCCTGGTGGACGACCCGACCACGCGCTTCGTGCTCTGAGCCACGGGACGGCCCCGCCCCGTCCGGGATCGAGACGGCAGGGAGTTCAATGGCACCGTGCCGCCCGAGGTCCTGCTCCGCCCCGTCGTGCTCGCCGACTGGCCGGCCATCCACCACTGGGCCGCGGACGAGCAGGCCTGCCGGTTCCAGGCCTGGGGGCCGAACACCCCGGAGCAGACGCGGACGTTCACCTCGGCCGCCGTCGCCGCCTGGAGCCGGGTCCCGCAGGACCGCCACGTCTGGGTGGCCGAGCTGGGGCGGCAGGTGGTGGGACTCGGCGAGCTCACCATCCGCAGCCGGCGCGACCAGCACGGGGAGATCGCCTACGCGGTGGACGTCGACCACTGGCGGCGCGGCATCGCGACGGCGGTCGCCGTCGAGCTGCTGCGACGGGCCTTCGTCGAGCACGGCCTGCACCGGGTGAGCGCCACGTGCGACCCCCGCAACACGGCGTCCGCCCGCGTGCTGCAGAAGATCGGCATGACCTACGAGGGCCGTCTCCGCGACACGATCCGGCTCCGGGACGGCTGGCGCGACTCCGAGGTCCGCAGCGTCCTCGCGTCGGAGTGGGCGGTCTCGCCCCACGCCCCGTGACCGCGCCGGGACCTCGGCCGGGCCTGACGGTCGAGCCCTTCCACCTCCGTCCGCGACCGGCCGAGCAGCTCGCGGCCTTGTTCGCCGGCGGCTGGCCGGCGTTCATCGAGGCCGACGCCGAGGCCGCGCGCCACCTGCCGGCCATCCGCGCCACCTTCGGCCACCTCGAGGTCGCGCTGCTGCAGGACGACGTCCTCGTCGCCGCCGGCTGGGGCGTGCCGCTGGCCTGGGACGGGACCGTCACGACCTCCCGGGCGGCTACAGCGACGCCCTGGCCCGCGCCGTCCGCGACCACGAGGCCGCCGCCGTCCCCGACACCTTCGTCCTCTGCGCAGCGCAGGTCCGGCCCGACGCCGGCCGCACCGGTCTCGCCGCGGCCCTGGTCGACGGCCTGCGCGAGACGGCGGAGGCGGCCGGGCTCGCCCGGGTGATCGCTCCCCTGCGCCCCACGGCCAAGCACCGCTACCCGCTCACGCCGGTCGAGGACTACGCGCGCTGGACGCGCGACGACGGCAGCGCCTTCGACCCGTGGCTGCGGACCCACCTGCGGATGGGCGGCCGGCTGCTGGGCACCAGCCCCGCCTCCCAGACCTTCACCGGCACGGTCGACCAGTGGCGGGACTGGAGCGGGCTCGAGCTGCCGGGTGACGGGGCCTACGTCGTCCCCGACGCGCTGGCCCCGCTGCACGTCGACCGGGCGGTCGACCGCGGGACCTGCGTCGAGCCGGCGATCTGGGTCCGGCACCGCTGACGCCCGTCGGCTCGAGGTCGGCCGGCGGGGGTCAGCGCCGCCGTCGCCGGTAGCCCAGCGCGGGTCCGGCCGCAGCCGCGACGAGGGCGGCGACCACGGCGCAGACGACGGCGAACCAGCCGATCCCGCGCACGAGGACCTGAGCGAGCACCAGGACGGCCAGGGCCGCCGTCACGCCGGAACCGGCCCGGGCGAGACGCGGCCGGGGCCGTCCGCCGTCGGCGAGCAGCATCCAGACCAGGCTGGTCGGCGTCGCGACGACGGCGCCCACCACCGCTCCGGCCGCCGCGGCGACGAGCGCGTCGAACGCCCAGGTGGTGGAGGACCGCGTGGTCAGCGCGTCGAGAGCGACCGTCAGGGCACCGAGGACGGCTCCGCCGAGCGCGCCGGCCAGCACCGCCAGCCCGAGGACCAGGACGCCGTGCCGCAGCACCCGCCCCTCCGTGGCCCCGGGTGCGGCCGGCACCGCGTCCCCCGCGCCCGGCCTGTCAGCGCTCATCGTGGCCCCGCAGCTGCTCCAGCAGGTGGGCGCCGACGCCGTGGGCGACGGTCCCGGGCTCGGCGTCGAGCATGAACAGCAGTCCGAGGGCCACCGCCCAGCCCAGCGCCCGGTCCCACACCGGGTCGTCGAGCGGGTGCCGGGCCGCGGCAGCGGCGCGGAAGGTGGCCCGGTCGTGGGCGTCGAAGGCCAGCCAGCCGACGGCCAGGTCGGTGGCCGGGTCGCCGCAGCAGAGGTCGCCCCAGTCGATCACCGCCCGCAGGCCGGGTTCGGGTCCGACGTCGGCCAGCACGTTGAGCGGGTGCAGGTCGCCGTGCAGCCACCGCGGAGGGCCGGCGTGCGCAGGCGTGTCCCGGCACCGGAGCCAGGCGGCGCGGAGCGTCTCGGCGTCGGCGGACGGGACCTGCCGCAGGCGGTCCTCGACGGTGGCGTCGACGACGGCGAGGGGGATGCCGCGCCACGGGCTCGCCGGGGCGTCGGCCGGGGCGGGGACGTGCAGCGCCGCCACGAACGCACCCAGCCCGGCGGCCACCCCACCGCGCTCGCCGACCGGGACCTCCGCCAACGGGCGGCCCTCGAACCACGGGCAGACCAGCCAGGTCCACGGGTAGCCGTGCCCCGGGCCGCCGACGGCCACCGCCGTCGGGACCTCGACCGGCAGCAGGGGCGCGAGCCGGGGCAGCCACCGGGCCTCGTGCTGCACCAGCGGGGCGGACAGGGCGCGCCGCGGGACCCGGACGCACAGGTCGGCGCCGACGCGGGCGATGACGTTGTCCCACCCGTGGGCGACGACCCGCACCTCGCCCGCCAGCGCGGGCAGCTGCTCGTGCAGCAGCGCCTCGACCAGGGCGGCGTCGACGGCCACCTCGGCCGGCGGGTTACGCACCGTCTCCTCCGCCGCGACGACGGAGCACGGGGCCGACGACCAGGCCGACGACGGCGACCAGCACCGCGACCGCGATGGGCGGCAGCGCGAGAGCCGGTGTGGTGAGCGCCGCGCGGAACACCTCGGCAGCGTAGGCCACCAGCTCGGCGGGGTCGCGGGCCAGCGCCCGGCTGCCGCCGGCGTTGACCAGGCCGGTGGTGAGCGCGGGGACGACCCAGACCAGCAGGAGGCCGACGACGGCGGCCGCGACCCGGCCCGGCGTCCGCAGCCCGGCCCACGCTACCGCGAGCCCGACCAGCACGGGTGGCACCCACCGCAGCGCCGTGAGCAGGGCGAGCACGCCGGGCGAGGGGTACCCGGAGCCGGACGGGACGACGAGCCCGCTGAGCCACGGGCCGAGGGCGAGGGCCCCGACGCACAGCCCGACGACGGCGCCGCCGGGCGGGGCGGTCGCGACCAGGGCCAGGGCGACGGCACCCACCAGCACCGACAGCCCGGCGACCCCGACCAGGGCGAGGAGGTACAACGTCGCGGCGAGGCGCTCGGTGAGGCCGGCGTGCACGACCGCGGTGGTCTGGACCACGGCGACCAGCTGGACGAGCAGGAGCCCGGCCGCCACGGCGAGCACCCCGCCGCGCGGCAGCCGTTCGCGGAGCACCCGGGCGGCGAGCCCGGCGAGGACGGAGCCGGTGACGAGGACGCCGATCAGCAGGACCAGGAGGTACTGGTTGAACGGCAGCAGCACGCGCGGCATGTCCTCGGGCCGGGTCTCGACGGCCCACAGGTTCTGCAGCGGCAGCCGCAGCCCGGTCACCAGCCAGGGCAGCAGGCCGACCCCGGCCGCCGCGATCCCGACGAGCACGCCGAGCCACGCCGGCAGCGGTCGCGGCCGGGGCGGGGGGTCGGCGGTGGGGGTGGTCGCAGTCATCAGCAGGACGATCCGATCGGAGGTGGGGGCGGTCGGGGGACGGCAACCGTCCCGGACGGGACATGTCGGCCATGAGCAGCAGCGGTGGTCCCATGCTCGCTGACCCCGGACGCGGACCGGGTGCACGACGGCGCAGGTTCCACCCGGGGACGGACGCCCCTCATGCTGCGGCACGACGCGCGCCACCCCGCCTCGTCCCCAGGCTGGTCCCATGACGAACCTCAGCGCCGCAGGACCCCAGGACCACCCCCCGCAGCCCGGGACCGAGAGCCGGGACGCCGCGACGGCTCCCGCCGGCGAGCTGCTGACCGCAGGACCGCGGCCGGGCCACCCGTCGGGGCGACCCGGAGGAGCGCGACGGCCGTCACCCGGGAACCCCTCGGCCCGGTGGTTGCTGGCCTTCCCCGCCGTGAGCGCCCTCGTGACGCTGGCGGTGCTGGCCTTCTCGGCCGGGCTGTTCGACCCGGCGACGTGGGCGCCGCCCTGGTCGCGGCCCGGGGGCGTCGGCGAGGACGCCGTCTTCGAGCTCGTCCTCGTCGGCTACAACCTGCTCCCGCCCCTGGCCCTGGCGGCCCTGGTCCGGGTGGCCGCCCGGCGGGCGCCGCGCGGGCTCTCGGTCGTCGTGGTGGCCTGCGTGGTGCAGACGGGGCTGATCGTCGTGTCGCTGGTCTCCATGCTGCGGGACGAGAGCTCGACCGCGGTCCTGCTCCTGCTGTTCCTGCCGGTGTACATGCTCGTGCTGCTGCTCCCCTTCGTCGGGCTGACCGCGCTCGTCCACCGGCTGCGGAGCCGTCCGCGACGCTGACGTCCTGAGCGCCGTCGGGTCCGTGCTCGACCCGGACCGGGTACGTGGTCGAGACTGCACCGGTGTGTGCTCTCCTCCTCGTCCGCGAGCAGTCGTGACCGTGACGACCGTGCTGGGGATCGAGGTGCCGCCCGCTCTCGTCGAGCGCTGGCGCGACTGGTTCGCCCCGGCCCTGCAGCCGTTCCCGACGCGGTTCCTCGGCGGCGGGGGCGCGGGGATCGGGCGCTCGACCGAGCCGGCGCTCAGTGTGCGGGACACGTTCCACGTCTACGACGACCCGAGCTGGACCTGGCTGGAGCAACCCGAGTTCGAGGCCCTCGACCGGACGACGCGCCGCGCGCTCCTGCGCGGGAGACCCGCGACCGGGCGCGTCAGCGACCTGCCCGCGCCCGCTCGTGCCCTCGCCGAGGACCATGCGGTGGACTCGCGCATCGTGTGGTGGCCGGGGCTGCTGCGCCGGGTCGGCGACCGGCCGTTGCTGGACTACGTCGAGCACGGGCTGCCGGCCAGCCGACACGGGGAGGTGCCTCCGGCGGTCTGGGAGCAGGCCCGCGTCCTCCTCCCAGGAGCGGAGGGCCGCGCCGGGACCTTCCCGGCCGCGTCCGGGCCCAACTGCTTCGGCGCCGTGCTGGCGGCGGTGCAGGACGGCTCCACCGCCGACCGGAGCCAGCGCGAGCCGATCGACCTCTGGCTCTCCACGCGGACCCGGCCGGTGC
This window harbors:
- a CDS encoding nucleotidyltransferase domain-containing protein, translating into MDQRELRRQYTDLLDRLRADDWVLGVVLSGSQARAGTATERSDYDVLVVARDEHVDELAAERRRTPELDLAVTGLTAFRRHALPGSEYVWDRYSYAYAQVVLDRDGQVGPLVAEKAALGEAEAATLAPRLLDQFLNSVYRALKNDRDGRGLAARLDAAEAVRPMIGYVFALARRVEPYNKYLEWELERFPLPVPGWDLASTRRVVGSLLRPVDVSVGVRQAFAAVEPTAREHGHGDVVDGWGADVELMRGTPES
- a CDS encoding NUDIX domain-containing protein, with the protein product MDSVDLEARYPRLVRPHRHSWAGESRDHRLALTLDLPPDDLVVNVRLLATTGSRLVVCQTVEGWRTLPGGSRERGEDVETTARRELVEEAGCVPTGPVTWFASFTVTSTDAPWRDWHPFPVTAWLVGAVEVERVGEPTNPPDGEVVVAVHALPPAEARTYLAGFDNGGQADLVALAADLGLL
- a CDS encoding NUDIX hydrolase — its product is MAVPEFVLALRRHVGHAPLWLPGVTAVVRRPCDRGTEVLLVRRSDNGRWAPVTGIVDPGEQPAAAAARETLEETGVRIRVDRLASVAAHPLMAHPNGDLAHYLDHTFACTWLEGEPYAADEESTEAVWWSVNDLPPMEPAHRERIDVVLVDDPTTRFVL
- a CDS encoding GNAT family N-acetyltransferase; translation: MPPEVLLRPVVLADWPAIHHWAADEQACRFQAWGPNTPEQTRTFTSAAVAAWSRVPQDRHVWVAELGRQVVGLGELTIRSRRDQHGEIAYAVDVDHWRRGIATAVAVELLRRAFVEHGLHRVSATCDPRNTASARVLQKIGMTYEGRLRDTIRLRDGWRDSEVRSVLASEWAVSPHAP
- a CDS encoding aminoglycoside phosphotransferase family protein; translated protein: MRNPPAEVAVDAALVEALLHEQLPALAGEVRVVAHGWDNVIARVGADLCVRVPRRALSAPLVQHEARWLPRLAPLLPVEVPTAVAVGGPGHGYPWTWLVCPWFEGRPLAEVPVGERGGVAAGLGAFVAALHVPAPADAPASPWRGIPLAVVDATVEDRLRQVPSADAETLRAAWLRCRDTPAHAGPPRWLHGDLHPLNVLADVGPEPGLRAVIDWGDLCCGDPATDLAVGWLAFDAHDRATFRAAAAARHPLDDPVWDRALGWAVALGLLFMLDAEPGTVAHGVGAHLLEQLRGHDER